Proteins encoded together in one Acholeplasma hippikon window:
- a CDS encoding InlB B-repeat-containing protein, translated as MLAACDFASGAKSIVEVKVDESGNLITVYSDGSEQNLGKVKGENGVSLIGVEITDDGKLIVTLSNGQSTDLGVIIGENGEAVDFNVSETHIQWKYKNEETYRELISLDLLTGAKGADGKEIELQVTETHIEWRYVGEETWKQLISLSLLTGAKGADGKEVEFNLSATHIEWRYVGETTWKQLVPLTALTGAKGEDGKEIELRVTQTHIEWRYVGSEEWTQLIELALLTGANGTNGKEVEFNLSETHIQWRYVGDLLWRDLVSLTLLTGANGTDGKEVELGLSQTHITWRYKGEEEWKNLVELSLITGAKGTDGKEVELRTTETHIQWRYVGSDAWTDLIELSLLTGAEGHKGADGKSAYELYKEKYPDYTKSESEWIDDLVNGRLATKPKYMVTFDSNGGSEVPVQYVFEFEKLTQPQTPTRPGYLFGGWYLGEERWVFNIYLVSEPVTLTAKWIENPLEIEVNDLTVTYNGEVQTYELTNLPEGVIATYTNNAHKNAGVYEVTISFEDTTGTYLVPEVVTVTFTIEKALLTNLSFVSKDIRFDGQLHTLTITGNLPSDVMVQYTPNTRTFAGRLEVIAVFFYDSNNYYSIPTMKAELAIYYEVSFVEYNKTTAQKYYGDIISQVTVTRPGYTFVGWSTVQNNRNNLIKYPYKLQGHTTLYAIYQ; from the coding sequence GTGCTTGCTGCATGTGATTTTGCCTCTGGTGCGAAGTCTATTGTAGAAGTCAAAGTGGATGAAAGTGGAAACTTAATAACGGTTTATTCAGACGGGTCTGAACAAAACCTAGGAAAAGTTAAAGGGGAGAATGGGGTAAGTCTCATTGGTGTAGAAATCACTGATGATGGAAAATTAATTGTAACCCTTTCTAATGGTCAATCAACTGATTTAGGCGTGATCATTGGGGAAAATGGTGAAGCTGTGGACTTTAATGTTTCTGAAACACACATTCAATGGAAATATAAGAATGAAGAAACATATAGAGAGTTAATTTCATTAGATTTATTAACAGGTGCTAAAGGAGCTGACGGTAAAGAAATTGAATTACAAGTTACCGAAACGCATATCGAGTGGCGCTATGTTGGTGAGGAAACTTGGAAACAATTAATCTCATTAAGTCTATTAACAGGTGCCAAAGGAGCAGATGGTAAGGAAGTAGAATTTAACTTATCTGCAACACATATTGAGTGGCGTTATGTAGGAGAAACTACTTGGAAACAATTAGTTCCATTAACTGCACTTACTGGTGCTAAAGGTGAAGATGGTAAGGAAATTGAACTCCGTGTTACACAAACACATATTGAATGGCGCTATGTGGGGAGTGAAGAATGGACACAATTAATTGAACTTGCTTTACTTACAGGGGCAAACGGTACGAATGGTAAAGAAGTAGAATTTAATCTTTCTGAAACACACATTCAATGGCGTTATGTAGGTGATTTATTATGGAGAGATTTAGTTTCTCTTACATTATTAACAGGTGCTAATGGTACTGATGGTAAAGAAGTCGAATTAGGTTTATCCCAAACACATATCACTTGGAGATATAAAGGTGAAGAAGAATGGAAGAACCTAGTTGAATTATCATTAATTACTGGTGCTAAGGGTACTGATGGTAAAGAAGTAGAACTAAGAACAACAGAAACACATATTCAATGGCGTTATGTTGGATCAGATGCTTGGACTGACCTTATTGAGTTATCACTATTAACTGGTGCTGAAGGTCATAAAGGTGCTGATGGCAAATCTGCTTATGAACTATATAAAGAAAAATATCCTGATTATACAAAATCAGAATCTGAGTGGATTGATGATTTAGTAAATGGCAGATTAGCTACTAAACCTAAATATATGGTTACATTTGATTCAAATGGTGGAAGTGAAGTTCCAGTTCAATATGTATTTGAATTTGAAAAACTCACTCAACCTCAAACACCAACAAGACCAGGTTACTTATTTGGTGGATGGTACTTAGGAGAAGAAAGATGGGTATTTAACATCTACTTAGTAAGTGAACCAGTTACATTAACTGCTAAATGGATTGAAAACCCACTTGAAATTGAAGTAAATGACTTAACAGTTACTTATAATGGTGAAGTTCAAACTTATGAATTAACAAACCTTCCAGAAGGAGTGATTGCTACATATACGAATAACGCACATAAAAATGCTGGTGTTTATGAAGTAACCATTTCATTTGAAGATACTACTGGAACATATTTAGTTCCAGAAGTTGTAACGGTAACATTTACTATAGAAAAAGCATTACTTACTAATTTATCATTTGTAAGTAAAGATATTCGCTTTGACGGTCAATTGCATACACTAACAATTACAGGTAATTTACCAAGTGATGTTATGGTTCAATATACACCAAACACAAGAACATTTGCTGGTAGATTAGAAGTGATTGCAGTATTCTTTTATGATAGTAACAATTATTACTCTATTCCCACTATGAAAGCTGAACTTGCAATTTATTATGAAGTATCATTTGTTGAATATAATAAGACAACTGCACAAAAATATTATGGAGATATTATTTCTCAAGTTACTGTAACAAGACCAGGTTATACATTTGTCGGCTGGTCAACCGTACAAAATAATCGCAATAACTTAATTAAGTATCCTTATAAACTACAAGGACACACAACGTTATATGCGATTTATCAGTAA
- a CDS encoding phosphohexomutase domain-containing protein → MEKKYFGTDGIRGKAFHFLDAKLAFKLGQAIAKKFNPKEVVIGEDTRQSSSMLAYGVAYGLALAGVDVKMAEVVSTPMIAYYSKVNQMIGVMVTASHNPHEDNGLKVFKSGYKMLDEEELALESYIDDDKILKADTIGKIIVSDEIENLYSKVYETLNIPQINLNIAYDSANGATYKIAKKIIEKYSLKSKQTGNTPDGLNINLNCGSTHLEEIKKLISEERADIGLSFDGDGDRLLVVGKEGEVYDGDMIVYIIAKYLKSVGKLKYETVVLTQMSNPGILKAFRDLGIKVSQTPVGDKYVSHEIVTNDYTIGGENSGHIILNDLLPSGDGLFAAMYLLKVLAENNLGLIDYTSEVEMYPQKLVNIKNVNKEVLKTEEIKTLLNEVKEELGQDALLLVRPSGTEPLVRVTISCKNEQQLDKLMDRIVSKIKEVGAI, encoded by the coding sequence ATGGAAAAAAAATATTTTGGAACAGATGGCATTAGGGGAAAAGCGTTTCATTTTTTAGACGCAAAATTAGCTTTTAAATTAGGACAAGCAATCGCTAAGAAGTTTAATCCTAAAGAAGTTGTAATCGGTGAAGATACTAGACAATCATCCAGTATGTTAGCTTATGGTGTTGCATATGGATTAGCATTAGCTGGGGTCGATGTAAAAATGGCAGAAGTCGTTTCTACACCCATGATTGCGTACTACTCAAAGGTTAACCAAATGATTGGTGTGATGGTTACAGCAAGCCATAACCCACATGAAGATAACGGATTAAAGGTATTTAAATCAGGTTATAAAATGCTAGATGAAGAAGAATTAGCGTTAGAAAGTTATATTGATGATGATAAAATCTTAAAAGCAGATACAATTGGAAAAATTATTGTTTCTGATGAAATTGAAAACCTATATTCAAAGGTTTATGAAACATTAAATATCCCGCAAATTAATTTAAATATTGCTTATGATTCAGCAAATGGAGCAACATATAAGATTGCTAAAAAAATAATTGAAAAGTATAGTTTAAAAAGTAAACAAACTGGAAACACACCGGATGGATTAAATATTAACCTTAACTGTGGTTCTACACACCTAGAAGAAATTAAAAAATTAATTAGTGAAGAAAGAGCAGATATTGGGTTAAGTTTTGATGGTGATGGTGACCGTTTACTTGTTGTAGGTAAAGAAGGGGAAGTTTATGATGGAGACATGATTGTCTACATCATTGCTAAATATTTAAAATCAGTTGGAAAACTTAAATATGAAACGGTCGTTTTAACTCAAATGAGTAACCCAGGTATTTTAAAAGCATTTAGAGACCTAGGTATAAAAGTATCTCAAACACCTGTTGGAGATAAATATGTAAGTCATGAAATTGTTACTAATGATTACACAATTGGTGGGGAAAATAGTGGACACATCATTTTAAATGATCTACTTCCTAGTGGAGATGGGTTATTTGCAGCAATGTATTTATTAAAGGTTTTAGCTGAGAATAACTTAGGGTTAATTGACTATACAAGTGAAGTTGAAATGTACCCTCAAAAATTAGTAAATATCAAAAATGTTAATAAAGAAGTATTAAAAACTGAAGAAATAAAAACACTTCTTAACGAAGTTAAAGAAGAATTAGGACAGGATGCACTATTACTTGTAAGACCAAGTGGAACAGAACCATTGGTTCGTGTTACAATTAGTTGCAAGAATGAACAACAACTAGACAAGTTAATGGATAGAATTGTTTCAAAGATCAAGGAAGTAGGGGCTATTTGA
- the glnA gene encoding type I glutamate--ammonia ligase: MAKYTKEDILRSIEVNDVRYIRLMFTDMLGIMKNVEVPTSKIDKVLNNEQMFDGSSVEGFVRIQEADMFLYPDLNTWLILPWEKLKEGTVARLICDVHRPDGTPFLGDSRHILKKQLKEMEKLGFSKFNVGVEPEFFLFKLNEDKQPVLNFTDNGGYFDLAPVDSSEDVRRDIALELQKLGFVIEASHHEVAYSQHEINFQFDNALEACDNIQTFKLVVKNVAKRHGYHATFMAKPVSGINGSGMHVNTSLADKEGNNAFFDETTKNKLSQIAHYFIGGVLTYAREFCLITNPTVNSYKRLVPGYEAPCYVSWSEANRSTMIRIPASRGKATRVEVRSVDATANPYLAISAILGAGLNGIKNNIEVKPVEKNLFALNEEQRNELGVYNLPTTLKEAIDAFKKSELMPTIIGNHLKEKLIDAKNKEWDSYRIYVSDWEIENYIKKY, encoded by the coding sequence ATGGCAAAATACACAAAAGAAGATATTTTAAGAAGTATCGAAGTCAATGACGTTAGATATATTCGTTTAATGTTTACTGATATGTTAGGTATTATGAAAAATGTAGAAGTACCAACATCTAAAATTGACAAGGTATTAAACAATGAACAGATGTTTGATGGTTCATCTGTTGAAGGGTTTGTTAGAATCCAGGAAGCAGATATGTTTTTATATCCTGATTTAAATACTTGGTTAATTTTACCTTGGGAAAAATTAAAAGAAGGTACAGTTGCTAGATTAATTTGTGATGTACATAGACCGGATGGTACACCATTTTTAGGTGATTCAAGACATATTTTAAAGAAACAATTAAAAGAAATGGAAAAATTAGGTTTTAGCAAATTTAACGTTGGTGTAGAACCTGAGTTTTTCTTATTTAAATTAAATGAAGATAAACAACCAGTTTTAAACTTTACAGACAATGGTGGTTACTTTGATTTAGCACCAGTAGATTCAAGTGAAGATGTTCGTAGAGATATCGCCTTGGAACTTCAAAAATTAGGATTTGTTATTGAAGCAAGTCATCATGAAGTGGCCTATAGTCAACATGAAATTAACTTCCAATTTGATAATGCATTAGAAGCGTGTGATAATATTCAAACATTTAAATTAGTAGTTAAAAACGTTGCTAAACGTCATGGATACCATGCAACATTTATGGCTAAACCTGTTTCAGGTATTAATGGATCTGGTATGCATGTGAATACTTCCTTAGCAGATAAAGAAGGAAATAATGCATTCTTTGATGAAACAACTAAAAATAAGTTAAGTCAAATTGCACATTACTTTATTGGTGGAGTATTAACTTACGCTAGAGAGTTTTGTTTAATTACGAATCCAACAGTTAATTCTTATAAACGCTTAGTTCCAGGTTATGAAGCTCCATGCTATGTTTCATGGAGTGAGGCAAATCGTTCAACAATGATCAGAATCCCTGCTAGTCGTGGTAAAGCAACGCGTGTAGAGGTTAGAAGTGTTGATGCGACAGCTAACCCATATTTAGCTATTTCAGCAATTCTTGGTGCTGGGTTAAATGGTATTAAAAATAATATTGAAGTTAAACCAGTTGAAAAGAATTTATTTGCATTAAATGAAGAACAAAGAAATGAATTAGGTGTTTATAATCTTCCAACAACATTAAAAGAAGCAATTGATGCATTCAAAAAATCAGAACTAATGCCTACAATTATTGGAAATCACTTAAAAGAAAAGTTAATTGATGCTAAAAATAAAGAGTGGGATAGTTATAGAATCTATGTTTCTGATTGGGAAATTGAAAATTATATTAAGAAATATTAA
- a CDS encoding glycosyltransferase family 2 protein: MPVYNASKYLNEAIDSILMQSYKDFELIVINDGFKDNSLDILLSYENKDKRIKVINQKNQGVLKTRLELIIIQMVNTLYL, from the coding sequence ATGCCAGTCTATAATGCAAGTAAATATCTTAATGAAGCAATTGACTCCATTTTAATGCAAAGTTATAAGGACTTTGAGTTAATTGTTATTAATGATGGTTTTAAAGATAATTCTTTAGATATCTTATTATCTTATGAAAATAAAGATAAGAGAATAAAGGTCATTAACCAGAAAAATCAAGGTGTTTTAAAAACAAGATTAGAACTTATTATCATTCAAATGGTAAATACACTTTATTTGTAG
- the glmU gene encoding bifunctional UDP-N-acetylglucosamine diphosphorylase/glucosamine-1-phosphate N-acetyltransferase GlmU: MKNYALVLAAGKGTRMKSETPKVAFPILKKPMIEYIVENIEKSVIDEIYLVLGYKREVVQEIIGDRAKYVYQEEQLGTGHAAMMAAPILGELEGNTFIMPGDVPLIWYKSIDRMFKVHEENGNDLTVVTAIYEDPQGYGRILRNPQGQITGIVEDRDANEYQKEIKEINTGIYIVNNKKFFNLLKDLKNENAKGEYYITDMIEMMRKDYKVGAYVVKNNSLVMGVNDLYGISKAEKYLREYINKEHMLNGVSMINPDTITIGHNVQIEPGVTINPNTTITGNTVIKAGAVVGPNSEVHNSVIHERAQIKHSLVYDSEVGAETTVGPFAHLRDHANIGAHNRIGNFVEVKKSSTGYNTKASHLAYIGDSEVGSNVNFGCGTVTVNYDGVNKHKTKIGDNAFIGCNTNLIAPIEIGDNVFIAAGSTVTKSIPSNSFAIARSKQVTKEDYARYLIKPKTETLADKDNK, from the coding sequence ATGAAAAATTATGCATTAGTTTTAGCTGCTGGTAAAGGCACTAGAATGAAAAGTGAAACGCCTAAAGTTGCGTTTCCAATTCTTAAAAAACCAATGATTGAATATATTGTTGAAAACATTGAAAAGAGTGTTATTGATGAAATATATTTAGTATTAGGTTATAAACGCGAAGTCGTACAAGAAATTATTGGAGATCGTGCAAAATATGTATACCAAGAAGAACAACTAGGAACAGGACATGCAGCAATGATGGCTGCACCCATCTTAGGTGAATTAGAAGGTAATACATTTATTATGCCAGGGGATGTTCCATTAATTTGGTATAAATCAATTGACAGAATGTTTAAAGTTCATGAAGAAAACGGTAATGACTTAACAGTTGTTACTGCAATTTATGAAGATCCACAAGGTTATGGACGTATCTTAAGAAATCCTCAAGGTCAAATTACAGGGATTGTTGAAGATAGAGATGCAAATGAATACCAAAAAGAAATTAAAGAAATTAACACAGGTATTTATATTGTTAACAATAAAAAATTCTTTAACCTCTTAAAAGATTTAAAGAATGAAAATGCTAAAGGTGAATATTACATCACTGACATGATTGAAATGATGCGTAAGGACTATAAAGTTGGCGCATATGTTGTTAAAAATAACAGTTTAGTGATGGGTGTTAATGATTTATATGGTATTAGTAAAGCTGAAAAGTATTTAAGAGAATACATCAATAAAGAACATATGTTAAATGGTGTATCAATGATTAACCCTGATACGATTACCATTGGACATAACGTTCAAATTGAACCAGGGGTAACAATTAACCCTAACACAACAATTACTGGTAATACAGTAATTAAAGCGGGTGCCGTAGTTGGACCAAATAGTGAAGTGCATAACTCAGTAATTCATGAACGAGCTCAAATTAAACATAGCTTAGTATATGACAGTGAAGTAGGTGCTGAAACAACAGTTGGACCATTTGCACATTTAAGAGATCATGCAAATATTGGAGCACATAATAGAATTGGTAACTTCGTTGAAGTGAAGAAATCTTCAACTGGGTATAACACTAAAGCAAGTCACTTAGCATATATTGGAGATTCAGAAGTTGGCTCAAATGTAAACTTTGGTTGTGGTACCGTAACTGTTAACTATGATGGTGTCAACAAACATAAGACAAAGATTGGAGATAACGCATTTATCGGATGTAATACGAATCTGATTGCTCCAATTGAAATCGGAGACAATGTCTTTATTGCAGCAGGTTCTACAGTTACTAAGAGTATTCCTTCAAATAGTTTTGCAATTGCTAGAAGTAAACAAGTAACAAAAGAAGATTATGCTAGATACTTAATCAAACCAAAAACTGAAACATTAGCAGATAAAGATAACAAATAA
- a CDS encoding SGNH/GDSL hydrolase family protein, with protein MLTIQELQALRDMINKTSSAVIEKYKKINNKDSEILFIGDSMVEYFSTSTAFAGQKISNRGVAGATSKLILDNLDDITGEIDPKKIFLSVGSNNLVLLEENPEEAALGVKKLIDELMYIYPFATIYYLSTTPVVSTSSKVYKKLYVAGRKNEDNQKINEIIKSYCNNENLVFINQYDSLLDSEGFLREDITPDGIHLNKKGYEIYASNIIPYLKETC; from the coding sequence ATGTTAACTATACAAGAACTTCAAGCACTTAGAGATATGATTAATAAAACTTCAAGTGCCGTGATAGAAAAATATAAAAAAATAAATAATAAAGATAGTGAAATACTCTTCATTGGAGACTCCATGGTAGAGTATTTTTCTACTTCTACAGCCTTTGCGGGACAAAAAATTTCTAACAGAGGAGTTGCAGGTGCAACATCTAAACTTATTTTAGATAACTTAGATGATATTACAGGAGAAATAGATCCTAAAAAGATATTTTTATCTGTTGGATCTAATAATTTAGTTTTATTAGAAGAAAATCCAGAAGAAGCTGCATTAGGTGTAAAAAAATTAATAGATGAACTAATGTATATATACCCATTTGCAACGATTTATTATTTATCAACAACGCCTGTTGTAAGTACATCAAGCAAAGTGTATAAAAAGTTATATGTAGCTGGACGAAAAAACGAGGATAATCAAAAAATAAATGAAATCATTAAATCATATTGTAATAATGAAAATTTAGTATTTATCAATCAGTATGACAGTTTATTAGATAGTGAAGGGTTCTTAAGAGAAGATATTACACCAGATGGAATTCACTTAAATAAAAAAGGTTACGAAATATATGCAAGTAATATAATTCCTTACCTAAAAGAAACTTGTTAA
- a CDS encoding aldose epimerase family protein: MNIYTIENDKLKVILTDYAASVYQIYLKKDNELKAVLSTPKNITDFIDMQGSYGRTVGRTAGRLFKYNESMKYVDFKDEASLMHGGTNKFAAKYFTLDNMSDTSISFSLNVNSYEDQYTGNLSAKVTYSLEDTSLVVKHEALADEDSLLNMTFHPYFNLDQTENLSSHELVINAEYYLSQNEIGRFVEKVSVENTYRDYRNKKQLVINENNKLDGIFMFNDNYACTLSTKEIKMNVFSNYDSLVVYTQNKGASHDLTNALANTLHAGIAIECQKPQSILPIIKANEPYNYYIKYEFDF, encoded by the coding sequence ATGAATATTTACACAATTGAAAATGACAAATTAAAAGTTATTTTAACAGATTATGCAGCATCTGTTTACCAAATCTATTTAAAAAAGGATAATGAACTAAAAGCAGTCTTATCAACACCTAAAAACATTACTGATTTTATCGATATGCAAGGTTCTTATGGTAGAACAGTCGGTAGAACCGCTGGTAGATTATTTAAATACAATGAATCTATGAAATATGTAGACTTTAAAGATGAAGCATCACTAATGCACGGTGGTACAAATAAATTTGCAGCTAAGTATTTTACTTTAGATAATATGAGTGATACTTCTATTTCATTTTCATTAAATGTAAATAGTTATGAAGATCAATATACAGGTAACTTAAGTGCGAAAGTAACTTACTCTTTAGAAGATACTAGTTTAGTTGTTAAACACGAAGCACTTGCAGATGAAGACTCACTACTTAATATGACTTTCCATCCTTACTTTAATTTAGATCAAACAGAAAATTTAAGTTCACATGAATTAGTCATTAATGCAGAATATTATTTGTCACAAAATGAAATTGGTCGTTTTGTTGAAAAGGTTAGTGTGGAAAATACCTATAGAGACTATAGAAACAAAAAACAATTGGTTATTAATGAAAACAACAAACTTGATGGTATCTTTATGTTTAATGATAATTATGCATGTACATTAAGTACTAAAGAAATCAAAATGAATGTTTTTTCTAATTATGACAGTTTAGTAGTTTACACTCAAAATAAAGGTGCAAGCCATGATTTAACTAACGCCTTAGCTAATACACTTCATGCAGGGATTGCGATTGAATGTCAAAAACCACAAAGCATATTACCAATCATTAAAGCGAATGAACCATATAACTACTATATTAAATACGAATTTGATTTTTAA